From a region of the Sphingopyxis sp. YR583 genome:
- a CDS encoding insulinase family protein has translation MKRFFLAMLLSALTPLQAAVAYKDARKAEGDTAQEISNERRVGLLANGFQYVVERTKGDGQEVTIKLVVRAGTNSEDVNEAGFAHWVEHAVAAPPEGVTRRDTLRFLERASPSFTAQTSSTHAHYTLRFQSKNPEDLDRAIDEIYRMASVRLTDETIAAERNPVLREMSGLPNEVTNRNREVARQIFGSQYFERVLASRERTINGRPEDVRAFHNRWYRPDRMMLIVAGAVDVNRTRVEIEKRFGSLPKPLVHLVEPDFPLHFSDHPRVLNIDPNIAPTPQWQLVNLIPDVGEIDSDSLRSWAITAIIKEAMLNRSSYLNYSGATKSSITYYDPIEYDLNYHAAGVVANIDATSSDAAIKDLEATITALAQLRLYGFGANEFERARQKARLYATLVVSESASLSTEYASDFSEGRSFRPMASNDNKIAALTSVSLSDVNDRVGEILGPESALYLAASSGDAEDLRSAEGILRVGLPREAPALGKIPYVASIAEPVPAAKVRSIARQADGAAEIFEIHGGPRIIFVRSSEGGQAPTVRLAVFDFSTGPGQSLSVSPHRRNLYADINFHPVGADRWASEQFSRDRNFQASAIIGEGYAALDVMVARENAEAAFQFIRAILTSRRPKDEILFADVNGEDRGDRRCESFLGRSAGPQDVVALKRYVTSVQASSILVVGNLPTDEVETLIRSYFGDLKVSRQPAVQRPQTDPSIAQACDFVPTGPNLSATRRFLFQSDVADNMKNRMIVAILGEIARARFSQRLRTDLSISYYQSAGGSVSDIGRRDGIGKARISANFDADVKQFEKAKKEANGIFSSLALGVIEESEIDDATAIVRSKISSLSNTGEQFRCMKSLLVNHSLGTCDASDQRKILDAIVKDDLLGLAKKIFGQPVYVVQKNNEDS, from the coding sequence ATGAAGCGCTTCTTTCTAGCGATGCTTCTGTCCGCACTCACACCTTTGCAGGCCGCAGTAGCGTACAAAGATGCTCGAAAGGCTGAAGGGGATACGGCGCAGGAGATCTCTAATGAAAGACGTGTTGGGCTACTCGCCAACGGGTTTCAATATGTCGTCGAGCGGACGAAGGGCGACGGTCAAGAAGTTACAATTAAATTGGTCGTTCGTGCGGGAACGAACTCGGAGGATGTGAATGAGGCCGGCTTCGCTCATTGGGTAGAGCACGCCGTCGCAGCGCCTCCGGAAGGTGTGACTAGGCGAGATACGCTGCGGTTTCTTGAACGCGCTTCACCAAGCTTCACAGCTCAAACATCGTCCACTCACGCGCATTACACATTGCGATTTCAATCGAAAAATCCAGAAGATCTGGATCGCGCAATCGATGAGATTTACCGAATGGCATCGGTTCGTCTGACCGATGAAACGATTGCTGCTGAACGAAATCCAGTCCTCCGAGAAATGAGTGGTCTGCCCAACGAAGTGACCAACCGAAACCGCGAAGTAGCTCGGCAGATTTTTGGCAGTCAATATTTCGAAAGGGTTTTGGCTTCGCGGGAACGGACAATAAACGGTCGACCCGAAGACGTCAGAGCTTTCCATAATCGTTGGTATCGTCCTGATCGCATGATGCTGATCGTCGCGGGAGCGGTCGACGTGAATCGAACACGAGTGGAAATCGAAAAGCGATTTGGATCATTGCCAAAGCCTCTGGTTCACCTCGTCGAACCTGATTTCCCGTTGCATTTTTCCGATCATCCAAGGGTTTTAAATATCGACCCGAACATCGCCCCAACTCCGCAGTGGCAACTTGTAAATCTTATCCCGGATGTCGGTGAAATCGATTCAGATTCTCTTCGATCATGGGCGATCACGGCCATCATAAAAGAGGCGATGTTGAACCGTAGCAGCTATCTGAACTACAGCGGTGCGACTAAATCCAGCATTACATATTATGATCCCATTGAGTACGATCTGAATTATCACGCTGCGGGTGTTGTCGCTAACATCGATGCAACGTCTTCTGACGCGGCTATCAAGGATTTGGAAGCAACTATAACCGCGCTGGCGCAGCTCCGCCTTTATGGTTTCGGTGCCAATGAGTTCGAACGAGCCCGGCAAAAGGCTCGGCTTTATGCGACGCTTGTCGTTAGTGAGTCGGCGAGCCTTTCGACAGAATACGCCAGTGATTTTTCCGAAGGCCGATCCTTCCGGCCTATGGCGTCGAATGACAATAAAATTGCGGCACTCACTTCGGTTAGTCTTTCTGACGTTAATGACCGCGTGGGAGAAATCCTTGGGCCTGAAAGCGCGCTCTATCTGGCGGCAAGCTCAGGCGATGCAGAAGACTTACGAAGCGCTGAAGGCATTTTGCGTGTCGGGCTACCGCGGGAAGCCCCAGCGCTTGGAAAAATTCCATATGTTGCGAGCATTGCCGAGCCGGTGCCAGCGGCGAAGGTTCGCAGTATTGCAAGACAGGCAGATGGCGCCGCGGAAATATTTGAGATCCACGGGGGACCAAGAATTATTTTCGTGCGATCATCAGAGGGCGGACAGGCGCCGACCGTTCGCCTGGCCGTCTTCGATTTTTCAACTGGGCCGGGGCAATCTCTTTCCGTATCTCCTCATCGGCGAAATTTATACGCGGACATAAATTTCCATCCTGTTGGTGCCGATCGATGGGCAAGCGAGCAATTCTCGCGGGATAGGAACTTTCAGGCCAGCGCTATTATTGGGGAGGGCTATGCTGCACTTGATGTCATGGTTGCGAGAGAAAATGCAGAAGCCGCGTTTCAGTTCATCCGGGCAATATTAACGTCAAGGAGACCGAAAGACGAAATCCTGTTTGCGGATGTTAACGGTGAAGATCGAGGTGATCGCCGCTGCGAAAGCTTTCTAGGGCGCTCAGCCGGTCCGCAGGACGTCGTCGCTTTGAAAAGATATGTTACTTCCGTGCAGGCGAGTTCGATCCTCGTTGTTGGTAATCTACCTACAGATGAAGTCGAGACCTTGATCCGAAGTTACTTCGGCGATTTAAAGGTGTCACGTCAGCCGGCGGTTCAACGACCCCAGACGGACCCGAGTATAGCGCAGGCGTGCGATTTTGTTCCTACAGGTCCGAACCTTTCTGCAACACGTCGTTTTCTTTTTCAGAGCGATGTCGCGGATAATATGAAGAACCGGATGATCGTTGCGATATTGGGTGAAATCGCTCGGGCTCGCTTCAGCCAGCGTTTGAGAACCGATCTTTCGATCAGCTATTATCAGTCTGCCGGCGGAAGCGTTTCCGACATCGGGAGAAGAGATGGGATAGGCAAGGCGCGTATTTCAGCAAATTTCGATGCCGATGTGAAGCAATTCGAAAAGGCCAAAAAAGAAGCTAATGGGATTTTTTCATCTCTTGCTTTGGGAGTCATTGAAGAATCAGAAATAGACGATGCGACAGCTATTGTCAGAAGTAAGATTTCGTCACTTTCAAACACGGGAGAGCAATTCCGATGCATGAAGTCGTTATTGGTTAATCACTCCCTTGGAACGTGTGATGCGAGCGATCAGCGCAAAATTTTGGATGCCATTGTCAAGGATGACCTCTTGGGGCTGGCAAAAAAAATCTTTGGTCAGCCGGTCTATGTCGTTCAGAAAAATAACGAGGATAGCTGA
- a CDS encoding ParB/RepB/Spo0J family partition protein, which produces MKLDFIDLGKLIVSKTNMRHGKKAPDVADILPTVRARGVLVPLIVRPAGADGFEIVAGARRFTAATIVAGERGEADPLPCAILEEGDDAAALEASLIENVARRDAHEVVQWESFARLVREGRSIADIAETFGLPELGVKRILALGNLLPRIRSLYQRDEIRYATVQQLTLATKGQQRAWLALFDDPDAYCPQGNQLKAWLLGGDEIAVERALFYVEASGLAIVADLFGSDRYFADSDAFWTLQNAEIDTRREAFLDEGWSDVVIVPRGEYFSAWDYRKAPKRKGGRVYIDVRDTGEVSFHIGYVTAKEAARLERGEAIDTAPKAARPELTSRLAAYVDLHRHAAVRATLTGEPGIALRLMVAHAIAGSPLWRVDVEPQTAKDADVRESIETCRAETVFDEKRRAVLDLLGFSPDEPAVTGGGELSLAHLFQRLVELPDRAVMDVIAVVVGETMSAGSAIVEAVGLQIGVEMDKWWDADDALFEGLRDKEVLTAIVAEVAGAEVAAANAKEKGATLKAIIRDHLGGTNGRAKIAHWLPRWMAFPPAAYTARGGVGSVAAHRELAPVEAEPQREAA; this is translated from the coding sequence ATGAAACTCGACTTTATCGACCTTGGCAAGCTGATCGTCAGCAAGACCAATATGCGCCACGGCAAGAAGGCGCCCGATGTCGCCGATATCCTGCCGACCGTCCGCGCGCGCGGCGTCCTCGTCCCGCTGATCGTGCGCCCGGCGGGCGCGGATGGCTTCGAAATCGTCGCGGGCGCGCGGCGCTTCACCGCCGCGACCATCGTTGCCGGGGAGCGCGGCGAGGCCGATCCGCTCCCCTGCGCGATCCTCGAAGAAGGCGACGATGCCGCCGCGCTCGAAGCCTCGCTGATCGAGAATGTCGCGCGCCGCGACGCCCATGAAGTCGTGCAGTGGGAAAGCTTCGCGCGGCTGGTGCGCGAAGGCCGCAGCATCGCCGACATCGCCGAAACCTTCGGGCTGCCCGAACTCGGCGTGAAGCGCATCCTCGCGCTCGGCAATTTGCTTCCGCGCATCCGCAGCCTCTACCAAAGAGACGAAATCCGCTATGCGACGGTGCAGCAGCTGACGCTTGCGACCAAGGGCCAGCAGCGCGCCTGGCTCGCCCTGTTCGACGATCCCGACGCCTATTGTCCGCAGGGCAACCAGCTCAAGGCATGGCTGCTCGGCGGCGACGAAATCGCGGTCGAGCGGGCACTGTTCTATGTCGAGGCAAGCGGCCTCGCGATCGTTGCCGACCTGTTCGGAAGCGACCGCTATTTTGCCGACAGCGACGCCTTCTGGACGCTGCAGAACGCCGAAATCGATACGCGGCGCGAGGCCTTTCTCGACGAGGGCTGGTCCGACGTGGTCATCGTCCCGCGCGGCGAATATTTCTCGGCTTGGGACTATCGCAAGGCACCCAAGCGTAAGGGCGGGCGCGTCTATATCGATGTGCGCGACACGGGCGAGGTGAGCTTTCACATCGGCTATGTCACCGCGAAGGAAGCGGCGCGGCTCGAACGCGGCGAGGCCATCGACACCGCGCCCAAGGCGGCGCGCCCCGAACTCACGTCGCGCCTCGCGGCCTATGTCGATCTTCATCGCCACGCCGCCGTGCGCGCGACGCTGACCGGCGAACCCGGCATCGCGCTCCGGCTCATGGTCGCGCACGCCATCGCAGGGTCGCCGCTCTGGCGCGTCGATGTCGAGCCGCAGACCGCCAAGGACGCGGATGTGCGCGAGAGCATCGAGACCTGCCGCGCCGAAACCGTCTTCGACGAGAAACGCCGCGCGGTGCTCGACCTGCTCGGCTTCTCGCCCGATGAACCCGCCGTCACCGGCGGGGGCGAGCTGTCGCTTGCGCATCTCTTCCAGCGGCTCGTCGAGCTTCCCGACCGCGCCGTCATGGACGTGATCGCGGTTGTCGTCGGCGAGACGATGAGCGCGGGGAGCGCCATCGTCGAGGCGGTGGGGCTCCAGATCGGCGTCGAGATGGACAAATGGTGGGACGCCGACGACGCGCTGTTCGAAGGCCTTCGCGACAAGGAGGTGCTGACCGCCATCGTTGCCGAGGTTGCGGGCGCCGAGGTCGCCGCCGCCAACGCCAAGGAGAAGGGCGCGACGTTGAAAGCGATCATTCGCGACCATCTGGGCGGCACGAACGGGCGCGCCAAGATCGCCCACTGGTTGCCGCGCTGGATGGCGTTCCCGCCCGCCGCCTATACGGCGCGCGGCGGGGTCGGAAGTGTCGCCGCGCATCGCGAACTGGCGCCGGTCGAGGCCGAGCCGCAGCGCGAAGCCGCCTGA
- a CDS encoding phytanoyl-CoA dioxygenase family protein → MGLVLLPACDRLNLNLTQVIEISPGAPAQVPHRDQDLWPGAKGSFKYLVNMMWPLVPFTEENGGTCLWPGSHRDAGITEAAPLIAPSLKMGDALI, encoded by the coding sequence ATGGGCCTTGTCCTTTTACCAGCCTGCGACCGACTGAACCTCAACCTCACACAGGTGATCGAGATAAGTCCTGGCGCGCCCGCGCAGGTGCCACACCGCGATCAGGACCTCTGGCCCGGCGCCAAGGGCTCGTTCAAATATCTTGTCAATATGATGTGGCCGCTCGTGCCGTTCACAGAAGAAAATGGCGGCACATGTCTCTGGCCCGGCAGCCACCGCGACGCGGGCATCACCGAAGCAGCCCCCTTAATCGCACCAAGCCTTAAGATGGGCGATGCGTTGATCTAG
- a CDS encoding ArdC family protein has translation MSVQPKRRARPSRRPEATNAPRASLYDAVTNKIIAELEAGRLPWVQPWKAAHGAGGGASAALPRNAVTGRNYSGVNILILWGAVIEAGYPSQGWLTFRQALEAGGNVRKGERGTSVVYADRFIPKGEAERAAQDGDAARAVPFLKSFTVFNVAQCEGLRVGIGIDPAPLPEREIVPVAEAVIAESGVEFRVGGDKAFYVPAHDYVQVPPQPAFFEQINFYRTALHELTHATGHASRLDRKLLNPFGSKDYAREELVAEMGSAFLCASLGIEPTVRHADYIGSWLEVLREDNRAIFRAASLASKAADWLLARMEAPEGASEKGAQAGRLAA, from the coding sequence ATGTCTGTCCAACCGAAACGCCGTGCAAGGCCGAGCCGCCGTCCAGAAGCAACGAACGCGCCGCGCGCATCGCTCTATGATGCGGTCACGAACAAGATCATCGCCGAACTGGAAGCCGGGCGCTTGCCTTGGGTGCAGCCGTGGAAAGCCGCGCATGGGGCGGGCGGCGGCGCATCGGCCGCGCTGCCGCGCAATGCCGTGACGGGACGGAACTACTCTGGCGTCAATATCCTGATCCTGTGGGGCGCGGTCATCGAGGCGGGGTATCCCTCGCAGGGGTGGCTGACCTTCCGGCAGGCGCTGGAGGCGGGCGGCAATGTTCGCAAGGGCGAGCGCGGGACGAGTGTCGTCTACGCTGATCGCTTCATTCCGAAGGGCGAGGCCGAGCGGGCGGCGCAGGATGGCGATGCGGCTCGGGCGGTGCCGTTCCTCAAAAGCTTTACCGTCTTCAATGTCGCGCAGTGTGAAGGGCTTCGCGTCGGGATCGGGATCGATCCGGCCCCGCTGCCCGAGCGCGAAATCGTCCCAGTCGCCGAGGCGGTGATCGCCGAATCGGGCGTCGAATTTCGGGTCGGCGGCGACAAGGCCTTTTATGTGCCCGCCCACGATTATGTGCAGGTGCCTCCGCAGCCCGCTTTCTTCGAGCAGATCAATTTCTATCGCACCGCGCTGCATGAACTGACCCATGCGACCGGCCACGCCTCGCGGCTGGATCGCAAGCTCCTGAACCCGTTCGGCTCGAAAGATTATGCGCGCGAGGAACTGGTCGCCGAAATGGGCAGCGCCTTCCTTTGCGCCTCGCTCGGGATCGAGCCGACCGTGCGTCATGCCGACTATATCGGCTCGTGGCTGGAGGTGCTCCGCGAAGATAATCGCGCCATCTTCCGCGCCGCCAGCCTTGCGAGCAAGGCCGCCGACTGGTTGCTTGCCCGGATGGAGGCGCCGGAGGGAGCCTCCGAGAAGGGGGCGCAAGCCGGGAGGCTGGCGGCATGA
- a CDS encoding DUF2958 domain-containing protein, translating into MILLTLEICTALRANDEARRAAVMAGADEPDFVPLVKFFNPVGAATWLATELGEDGDTLFGLADLGFGCPELGSFSLSELASVRLPFGLGIERDLAFTGRAPLSKWAILARRAGSIIAAETLLRRMANAANDDLPSLDG; encoded by the coding sequence ATGATCCTCCTGACCCTTGAAATTTGCACCGCGCTTCGCGCCAATGACGAAGCCCGCCGCGCCGCCGTCATGGCAGGGGCAGACGAGCCCGACTTCGTCCCGCTCGTCAAATTTTTCAATCCGGTCGGCGCCGCGACATGGCTCGCGACCGAACTCGGCGAAGACGGCGACACATTGTTCGGCCTCGCCGACCTTGGCTTCGGCTGCCCCGAACTCGGTTCGTTCAGCCTTTCGGAACTCGCCTCGGTGCGGCTTCCCTTCGGTCTCGGCATCGAGCGCGACCTCGCTTTCACCGGGCGCGCGCCGCTCTCGAAATGGGCGATCCTCGCGCGCCGCGCGGGGTCGATCATCGCCGCCGAAACCCTGCTTCGCCGCATGGCCAATGCGGCGAACGACGACCTTCCATCGCTGGATGGATGA
- a CDS encoding TonB-dependent receptor domain-containing protein produces MQEALGQSVESDFCCQLRLSDRVVVSREYLSIARGAPMDGLFSAGCCPRGFQTSQEALATGIREGNRLPSVPKFQISASGSYEWPTGDAANMYVSASVQHVGARYTQPSDQENNPRTFVHGTPFGGAPASASTTIDLELPDYQLVNLSAGIDFDNGLSLIAYVNNLFDENALLSFDRERGGRARLGYTVGQPRTFGITARKTF; encoded by the coding sequence GTGCAAGAGGCCTTAGGTCAATCCGTTGAAAGCGATTTTTGCTGCCAGCTGCGGCTTTCCGACAGGGTCGTGGTCAGCAGAGAGTACCTCTCGATAGCGCGCGGCGCGCCTATGGACGGGCTATTTTCCGCCGGCTGCTGCCCACGCGGATTTCAGACAAGCCAAGAAGCCCTCGCGACTGGCATCCGCGAAGGCAATCGTTTGCCCTCGGTGCCGAAGTTCCAGATATCGGCTTCGGGCAGCTATGAATGGCCGACCGGCGATGCTGCGAACATGTATGTCTCGGCGTCGGTTCAGCATGTCGGCGCGCGCTATACGCAGCCGTCCGACCAGGAGAATAATCCGCGCACCTTTGTCCATGGGACGCCGTTCGGCGGCGCTCCGGCGAGCGCTTCGACGACGATCGATCTGGAACTTCCCGATTATCAGTTGGTCAATCTCAGCGCGGGTATCGACTTTGACAATGGTCTGTCGCTGATCGCCTACGTCAATAATCTGTTCGACGAAAATGCCCTTCTGTCGTTTGATCGCGAACGTGGCGGACGCGCACGGCTGGGTTACACCGTCGGGCAGCCGCGCACTTTCGGCATAACAGCTCGCAAGACTTTCTAG
- a CDS encoding DUF736 domain-containing protein produces MPAIGYVQRHPDGGFNGKLQTLAVNTDIQIAPNRGKVGEQPDYKVRAGGVDIGGGWIRTGEVSGREYVRLTILHPELFGGRPLYANLGRAAGQDDEDAYAIIWNPGD; encoded by the coding sequence ATGCCTGCAATCGGTTATGTCCAGCGCCATCCGGACGGCGGCTTCAACGGAAAGCTCCAGACGCTCGCGGTGAATACCGACATCCAGATCGCCCCCAATCGCGGCAAGGTCGGCGAGCAGCCCGACTATAAGGTTCGTGCTGGCGGCGTCGACATCGGCGGCGGCTGGATCCGCACCGGCGAAGTCTCGGGCCGCGAATATGTCCGGCTCACCATCCTGCATCCCGAACTGTTCGGCGGTCGCCCGCTCTACGCCAATCTCGGGCGCGCGGCGGGGCAGGATGACGAGGACGCCTATGCGATCATCTGGAACCCCGGCGACTGA
- the rlxS gene encoding relaxase/mobilization nuclease RlxS (I built this because a sul1 chimera in AMR looks like the C-terminus.) — MASDDAFEPRLGRMRARGKAPKARKFLHRILAAANLARGGAPGRRGGSDFTGSRTGRGSGAGRLLASRDRFAAFRQRRVIVKARIVRLAGKGFEAAKAHLRYVERDGTTRGGGRGSLYDRDGENIDARSWVAKAAGDRHQLRLIVSPEDGLEYDDLKPLTRRLMARVEEDLGTRLDWVAVDHFDTGHPHIHVIVRGKDEKGKDLVVARDYIAHGIRERACEIVDLHLGPRSDRAIEQRLRAEIEQERLTSIDRTFLREAAGDVLVSAEARGAFDAAIRTGRLRKLERLGLAVREGRLHWSLSPHLDATLRRMGERDDIIRTMQREYAGRAEAPAAADRSIYDPGTAGASRLIGRIASRGLSDEHGDRYYMIVDAIDGRSHYVDIGSGEDARSSPLGAIVSVTPAELAIRASDRTIAAIAAANSGRYSLDAHLRQDPSMSEEFAIGHVRRLEAMRRAMREPVREPDGSWVIGSDHLERAASYEAMRARQAPVRVEMLSPVAPEQLVTAHAATWLDREIASGSDLPCREAGFGAAVSAALASRRAWLVAEGLAVEGRGRFRFRTGMLERLRIREVETVAARLAQELDKPFAHARVGDRVDGRLIRSAELLSGRHALIERARDFTLVPWRPVLERHIGKPVAGMMRPDGISWRIGRERGPILS; from the coding sequence ATGGCGTCCGACGATGCGTTCGAACCGCGGCTCGGCCGCATGCGGGCCCGCGGCAAAGCGCCCAAGGCGCGCAAATTTCTCCATCGCATCCTTGCGGCTGCCAATCTGGCACGCGGAGGCGCGCCCGGACGGCGCGGCGGCAGCGATTTTACGGGTAGCCGCACGGGCAGGGGAAGCGGCGCCGGCCGATTGCTCGCATCGCGCGATCGCTTCGCGGCGTTCCGGCAGCGCCGGGTCATCGTGAAAGCGCGCATCGTCCGCCTCGCCGGCAAGGGGTTCGAGGCGGCGAAAGCCCATCTGCGCTATGTCGAACGCGACGGAACGACAAGGGGCGGCGGGCGCGGCTCGCTCTACGACCGCGACGGCGAGAATATCGATGCCAGATCCTGGGTGGCGAAGGCGGCGGGCGACCGGCACCAGCTCCGCCTGATTGTGTCGCCCGAAGACGGTCTCGAATATGACGATCTGAAGCCGCTCACGCGGCGACTGATGGCGCGCGTCGAGGAGGATTTGGGAACGCGGCTCGACTGGGTCGCCGTCGATCATTTCGACACCGGCCACCCCCACATCCATGTCATCGTGCGCGGCAAGGATGAAAAGGGCAAGGATCTGGTCGTTGCCCGCGACTATATCGCTCATGGCATTCGTGAGCGCGCGTGCGAGATCGTCGATCTCCATCTTGGGCCCCGGTCCGATCGCGCCATTGAGCAGCGCCTCCGCGCAGAGATTGAGCAGGAGCGGCTAACGTCGATCGACCGGACTTTCTTGCGCGAGGCGGCGGGAGATGTGCTGGTCAGCGCCGAGGCGCGCGGGGCGTTTGACGCGGCCATTCGCACGGGGCGGTTGCGCAAACTCGAACGGCTGGGTCTCGCGGTGCGGGAAGGGCGGTTGCATTGGAGCCTCTCGCCGCACCTCGACGCGACGCTCCGGCGGATGGGAGAGCGGGACGATATCATTCGCACGATGCAGCGCGAATATGCGGGACGGGCGGAGGCGCCTGCGGCCGCAGACCGCTCCATTTACGATCCGGGAACGGCAGGCGCCTCACGGCTCATCGGGAGGATCGCATCGCGCGGGCTTTCTGACGAGCATGGCGACCGCTATTATATGATCGTCGACGCGATCGACGGGCGCTCGCATTATGTCGATATCGGAAGCGGCGAAGACGCACGATCGTCCCCGCTCGGCGCAATCGTCTCGGTAACGCCGGCGGAGCTCGCCATCCGCGCCTCCGACCGGACGATCGCCGCGATCGCGGCAGCCAATTCGGGGCGCTATTCGCTCGATGCCCATCTTCGTCAGGATCCTTCGATGTCCGAGGAGTTTGCGATCGGGCATGTGCGCCGGCTGGAAGCGATGCGCCGCGCAATGCGCGAGCCGGTGCGCGAGCCCGATGGAAGCTGGGTCATTGGATCCGACCATCTCGAGCGTGCTGCGAGCTATGAAGCGATGCGGGCGCGTCAGGCGCCGGTCCGCGTCGAGATGCTTTCGCCGGTGGCGCCCGAGCAGCTTGTCACGGCGCACGCGGCAACATGGCTCGACCGGGAGATTGCATCGGGCAGCGATTTACCGTGCCGCGAGGCGGGCTTCGGAGCGGCGGTGTCGGCCGCGCTGGCATCGCGGCGTGCGTGGCTTGTTGCCGAAGGTCTCGCAGTAGAGGGCAGGGGGCGTTTTCGATTCCGGACCGGCATGCTCGAACGGCTTCGCATCCGCGAGGTCGAAACGGTGGCCGCCCGGCTTGCGCAAGAGCTCGATAAGCCCTTCGCACATGCCCGTGTCGGCGACCGCGTCGACGGCCGCTTGATCCGGTCGGCCGAGCTGCTGAGCGGTCGCCACGCTCTTATCGAGCGCGCCCGCGACTTCACGCTTGTACCGTGGCGGCCGGTGCTCGAACGCCACATCGGCAAGCCGGTAGCCGGGATGATGCGGCCCGACGGCATCAGCTGGCGGATCGGCAGAGAGCGCGGCCCGATCCTATCCTGA
- a CDS encoding MucR family transcriptional regulator: MADETQDMLLTLTADIVAAHVSNNSVAMADLPDLIGRVHGALTGLGGPAEAPPEELKPAVSVRASIKPDYIVCLEDGKKLKMLRRHLMTHYGMTPDDYRAKWNLPKDYPMVAPNYAEKRRALAKEIGLGTKGRGGGRKPAAKPAAKRGAKT, translated from the coding sequence ATGGCCGACGAAACCCAGGATATGCTGCTGACGCTGACCGCCGATATTGTTGCGGCGCATGTATCGAACAATAGTGTTGCGATGGCCGACCTGCCCGATCTTATCGGCCGTGTTCATGGCGCGCTCACAGGACTTGGCGGTCCCGCCGAAGCGCCGCCAGAGGAACTCAAACCCGCCGTTTCGGTGCGCGCTTCGATCAAGCCAGACTATATCGTATGTCTCGAGGACGGCAAAAAACTGAAGATGCTCCGCCGTCACTTGATGACGCATTATGGAATGACCCCCGACGACTATCGCGCCAAGTGGAACCTCCCCAAGGATTACCCGATGGTCGCGCCCAACTATGCCGAAAAGCGCCGCGCGCTCGCCAAGGAAATCGGTCTCGGGACCAAGGGACGCGGCGGCGGCCGCAAGCCGGCGGCCAAGCCTGCCGCAAAGCGTGGCGCCAAGACCTAG